The nucleotide window ctgggaGCTCGACCCTCCGCGCGCCCGTGCGGCGCTGGAGAGAATTTTTGACGGCGCCTCAccgggcggcgacctgggCCCGCGggtgcgcctcctcctcctcctcctcctgcagcgtcgtcgtcgtcgtcgtcgtcaccgtcgccatcgccgtcttcacctGAGCGCTCagctgcacgcacgcacgcacgcacgcacgtgGAGCGGCTCACAATGGACAAGAAAACAAGTGCAAAAAGCCAAGTATGCAGTAAGAGACCAAAAGAAAAAGGCAAGTCatgcgccgcccgtccgtccgtccgtccgcccgcccgcccgcgtcgtgccCTCCGACGGCAGGGCGCGCACGCGCTCCGTCCAAAGGCACGCATCGGGGGCACCGATCGTCAACGCATACATACCTGCTCAGCTTCTTCTGGGGGCTTCCCTGCgtcgcccatcgccgcccatcgCCCGTAAGGGCAGAACCAGCTGCTTTtctctatctctctctcGGCGTTCGGCGTTGCCTCCGTCCTTACGTAGGTGGTACCCAAGGTTCTACGCCTACCAACGCGAGTTGCTCTCCTCGCGCATGAAAGACATACACACACCCTGGACCACCCATGCTATGCTGATACCGATGCAGGTGGTAACAGACTACATTTTGGTTGGTAAGTTGAGTACCAGGCACAGTAATTGCAACTAGGAGTAGCCATGCCAGCGATGCAACTTCACCCACAAGTGCCCTCCCCCAGTACCGAGTTACTGTGCTTCGCGCAGGCACCGTCGTTTCATGTCGGGGGATCGTGGCTAAATGCAAGTCGTCTGCCGCatgctgctgatgagcaGCAGtccggcatcgtcgagtcATCTAGTCTTCAGCAGCAGGTATGAGGTGTAGCTTCGGCTGTGCCTCCCACCCCGGCGCTGCGTCGAAGcccctgcagccgccgccttgcctcgGGGCCATGACTTTTTGCAACCCTTTCTTTCCTGGGTGGCCTGTCTGTCTATCTGTCGTCTGGCGGCGCCAGTACTGCCTCTATTACTGTACCTTACGTAGGTAGGTCACGTCTCGCGGACACGACAGAAAACGGGCCGGGCAGGAGCGACGTTCTGAGCCCGCACTAACGttggtactaaggtacctagtaggtaggtagtattGAGCCCTGGAGATAACCCCCGCCGTTCAGCGCGCCCGTACCTAGAGGTTAGTACTTACATACCTTGCTCGCCGACCCAAAGTTTGGCACCTGCTGAAAAGAACAGACGCTGGGCTGCAGGTGAGGCAGGGATCCGCGCCGTcagcccgcgcccgtctccCATTCTCCCCTccagccgcgccgtcggggctCCAGCAGGAGAGATCGGCGAGCCAACAAACTCCATCCACCATGACCTTCGGCGCCGTCACGGTGTGCggcgggagctgctgccaTGGTCATGACACGAGGCACGCCGGTCAGCGTGTTGGCGGCTGCTTTTCCtttcttttcctttctttttttctgCTATGTTTTTGtcgctccctcccccgtGTCGCGCGACGCCCGAACCAGACGCGGCCAAGCAAGGCGCGCACCAACAGTGCATAAGGTAAGGAATTTGGAAGGCACTTGACTTGGATGCAGTGAGAGTTCAGCGCAGTACTAAGTCGCCCGCGACAACTCATCAGCACAGCACCACagggccaggcagggcatGCAATGCAGCTACGCCAGCATCCAGCAGGCTGCTTGAGGTACCTCTGCCCTGGGCAACATGCCAGGGCAGTTCAACAAGTGCCCCTCagaccgccgacgccgcctcttTGCTTTTGGACACCTTCATCGTCCAACTCTTCCTTTTCCACCCAAGTTACCTCCTCCCCGTCTGCGCACCCCCtcaagcccgtcgccgtgacGTTGCAGCGCGCAAAAGTAAACCGCCAAAGTCCATGCTTGCCGATCGAGGAGCAATCCCCTCcaaagaaagaaaaggcTCGCCATCTGCGTACAAGGCCCGCAACAAATGCCGTTCCGGACCACGACGATGGATGATGAGGGGTTGGCGatgctctcctcctccctgcgCCTGGTCATCCACCCACCTTTTTTGCAGTCTGCCGGACCAGCTACCTACGTAGCTGCTGGAGCATGAGATGAGCCCCATGGACGGTTAGGTTTGTATCACGCACGACGCACCCAACCGTTGCCCGCAGCACAAGCATGAGGTGCCCGTCCACGCAACGCGGGGCGCCGGCGATTGGGGGCCGGCggaccaacaccaacaaacatgtccatccaccacccaccacccccttGTTCTcgtcttctttttcttcttttcaTGCTTCTCGACGCCTTCTAGAACTCTCCATGGAAGCTTGCCACCCCGCCTTCCAGTGACAGTGGGGCCCCTTCATCTCGGCCCTCTGGTCCAACCTTGGCCGAATTCCAGGCAAGCCAGGTTATTAGCAGGTTCCCACACGTCCTCCACCCCCCTTTCTGTGCGATGCGTGCGTGGCCTCCCACTTCGCACACCATGCAACGATACACTACACTGCACACTAGAAGttttttattattttttttttctccctcccttcctctCTGTCCCGCGAGGTGTGCGCAATTCCCCTCCGTGGCAGGCTTGCAGCCAACCACGGCCCCCCAGACTCTCTCTCGCCCACCCACCTAATAAGCAGGGCCTTCCTAAGAGGTACGGAGACGTGACATCTCCGTCACTGGATCGCCCCTCCGCTGGTCGACCGCCCGCACAGGGGCACCGTCGTGGAGCAATCGGCATTGACTGCCCGCTTGGCTTGGCCTGAGCTGAGGCGAGCCAAGCCAAGCTGAGCCGAGCCGAGTTGAATTTTGAATAGCCGGGGCCACTCACCTCTCGTCACTCTCCTCTCATCAGGCGTTTAGGTTGCCAGTTCCACGCCCGCTGACGCAGCCCGGCCACGATCTGGCGAGCGCctcccgcccagcccagtcagTCACTCACAaccaacgccgcctcgcaTGCATCTGCCGTCTGCTGGCATCTGCTGGcatctactactactgcccGGCATCCAACATTTACTCTTAGTAAACCAGCTGACTAGTACTGTCCTGTACTGTACTAGTCGTACGCATACTGCACTCTCAGAGTGCCATCCCGCATTCCCTCCCCCCAATTTCGCATCTCCCATCTCCCTTGCCCCTTGACCAACaacgtctccgccgcccgccacctcggccacTGCCGCTGTTGGTCCTACCTACGCATCTCAGTTCAAGTATGTACAGTACGTACGGCTCTCTTCTTCGTGCGTTGGATGTCGTGCTCTCGTGGCTCGTTCCCATGCTGCAGGTAGTACATACGTACTGCACGGCACTCGTGCTCCGTGCCTTGAACATtccacgtacgtacgtggtACCGTACGTTGGCCATTTTCTCCAGCCCAGTCTACTCtaccctcctcctcctcgcctccatcCGGAGTCGAGTCTGCGTACAGTATGCGTGCGTAGTATTATCTGTGTTGGTGCACGCGCACACATGCATTGATCCTCCCACGCGCGCgtgcctcttcctcctcctcctcctcctcctcctcctcacccacGCCCGGCAGGGCGACTCCAGGCCCGGCGCCCCCGTGGCAGTGggaccctccctcccccgtccgACCATCATCTCCTGCATCTTCCCTCCCCTCTTCTttcgggcggcgcgagagcCATCGGATGGTTGTGTTGTTTGTTTCTTCCCGTCACCGCCTGCAACAaagctactactactactactactactactacttctACCTATCAACTACTACTATCTACATGTACTCACCGCCCGCTGTGTGTTGCCGCCGTTCATTGGCCCTAGTTGGcgttcatcgtcgtcgtcgtcgtcgtcgtcgtcgtcgtcgtcgtcgtcgcgagaGGACTAAAATCGTTGGTGCCCATCTGGTGGTACTGTAGGTCGCCTGGGACGGCATTGAGGTTGGCCGCCGTGAGCTTAGtacttacctacctaccttacctaccttgTAACTAGGTGCGCTTCTCTTTCTAGGATACCACGTGCTACGGTTGTATGTACGTACTCAAGTACAAAGTGCGTGGAGGCGTCGTCCGAGCCGAGGACATGCGCAATAGGTAAGTTCATACCTTAGTATCCTATGACCCAGGCAGGTGTCTcctctcgccgctgcccatgttgtcgtcgctgttgttgttgctgttgttgttatGATCCCTGCCTGTCGCCGCGTGCCCGACAAAACATTCGACGAGTGAGACACCGAGTAACTCAGTACACAACACACGGCCCACGCAACCCCTCACTCACCTTTGCCTGCTTCGTACCTACTTGCGTTGCTCGTACTTGCGTGCACATGCGTATTCACCTGCTGTGCTACCCCAGCGCAGCACGGCCTGGTACCAAGTACCAGCTACTCGTCTAGACACGAAAGCGACTCCAGTCGCAGACTCCGTTCCTATGTCCGTGTACAAAAGTACTCGATGCTATTCATGCAATCATGCGTcggcccgctcgccgctcTATGCCCATACGCCGTCCCAGGTGCCTGGGTAGAAGGACTCTAGTTCTATCCACAgccatccgccgccatcacgaAACCCCTCCTCCTGTCCTCCTCACATAAACCTATCCTCATGCATTTGCCGACGCCTCCCGCCGGCTTACTttcgcctcgcccacccaGCCTGCCGGGCCACCCGCTTGGTCCGCCATGGTTACTCGCGGTAAGCGATAGCTACCTCGCCATATAACGAATGGCCTGACCCGCCTTCGCGGCCTCtactggcctcggccagcctTGTCCCCCTCCAAGTGGATCTCGGCGACTTCCTCCGAGTCCCGATCGCCTGCGCCATGAGCTGGCACAGACAGGACGTTTTGTCCCTCCCAACGCCCGGGCTCGtccaccgtcaccgacgtCATATCCGTGTCCTGGTCAGCGAGCTCGTGGCCTCGCTCGTCACCCGAATCGAACtgagcgtcgtcgctggcacAGTCGGCGGTGTTGgagccctcggcgccgctgccagagAGTCTTTCAAAGCTCCAGCCCTGCGTCATGTCGAGAGACTTGGTCCCCATGTTCCGATAACTTTCCTGCAtctcgtctccgtcgtcctcgatgcTTCGCCGAATGGGCCCGTCGTACAGGGGcgggtcgtcgtcttcaACGTTGACAGCTTGCTTGACCGTTGTCTTGGTCGACTCACGGCCGTCCTCGCTAGAGTCCGTCGCCTCTTCATCCGACTGGGAGCTCTCCTTGTTGTACCTGGCGAAAATTTCGTCGAAACGAGGCCCACCTAGATGCTTGCTGGAGCGCCGGCGATAGAACAGCAGGTACGCTGCATTTGTGACCACGTTTGTCGGGTCAGAAACGGCGTGGACTGACGAGTCTGAGATTATCGTGTTAGCGAGGCTCGAGAGCATACTCCTTCACACACGGCGTACCATTGAAGCTGTACCAGCGTCCGTCAATGAAGTTCTTCGCGTAGGCAGTGTAGTGCCCaccgccaaggccgccataGTGGTCATCGACAGCGATCAGATCGTAGATCTCATTCTTGCCGTCTTCCTTCTGGATGACCCGTGAGGTCAAGTCGAGATCCTCGATGGGGAAGTCGACCAGGACGTCGAGCTTGTCACGGCGCCAACCCGAGCTGCTGAACCGCTTGAGATGCGCCACAAGAATATCCGGCGTCTTCCACAGATCAAACTTCTTGCTTGCACGGCGGTGTTCCTTGCATCGCGGGCAGTACCACATATCCTGCTCCGACAGGACCTCGGCTCGCTCAAACTCGTCCAAGCATTCCTCCAGAGTGATGCCCTTATTCTTACGACTTTGGCGTCGCTTCTGCGTAAGCTTGAGCGCGTTGTCATGAAGCGTTTCAATGTCCGAGTAAGTCTTGGCGCCCTCAGTGGagctccctcgtcgccccgTGTCACCAAAGACCATCTCCCAGGCCTCTTCGTTCCAGTCGACAACGAGGCCCTCGTGCAGCCGAACCAGGGGTCCACCGTCTGCGACCGCAGGGGGCATGGGCTGGGGCTCAacttgggcggcgcggtgcgcATGCTTGCCGCCACGCATCTGCTTATCTCGTCGCTTGTTGCCCTTCTTACCGTACATCTTGTGGCCCTTGAACTTTTTGCGTCCGCCAGGCCCGGACTTTTGATACTGTCGTCCATGACGACCCGCGAACTTCATAGCAATTAGCAAAGCTGCAAGGAGCTGGAAGGGGTTAATGAAGGGGCATACCCTAGCAACCGGATTTGCATCCTCGTCGCTTGACTCTTCCGCCATGCGTGTCTGGACCGGCTCCTCGGTGCCTTCATcctcgttgctgctgtcTTCGTTACCGGAGCCGGTGCTGCCAACGCTCTCTGGGCTTTCCTCTTCGGCTTCCTTCGGTTCAGGCATGCGGTCCGTTAGCTTCGGTAACGTCCTGGTATTGTCGACGCTGGACCAGCCCGTAGGGACCGGGCCGTCAGAATCGCTTCTGAAATAAGAGAGCTCGAAGAGGTTCTGCAACTCTGGATCCAGAAACGTATCCAGACTGATGAACTTGGGGCGCCGCGTGTTGAATTGTTTCAAGATCTTGGAGGTACTGGGGTGGCTGTCGCTGGCTTCGCGCATCGTCACGTCGACCatgtcgtcttcgccctGAACAGAACGAGCCGCGACTTTGCCGTCTCCCGAAGAGTCGGCATCGGATGCCGTAGTAACGATCATGTCTCCGTCGGCAGAATCTGCATTGTCGCTCTCGTGCGCCGCATCCGCAAGCGTCGACCATGTGGTGAGCGTGGCAACCTTTTCAAGAACCTTGCGACGGATCATGTCAAGATTAGATGCTTCTCTCCTGTTCAGAGTGATGAATTGTGGCGGTGGCATGCCATCCGGACCGCGGCCAGGAACTTGGggacggcggtggaggagaggGACCACGAGGGTCTCAGACTGCTCGTCATCCGAATCGGCGGACTCTGGTGGCGAGTCGATATCCAGCATAGACCTGTACTTTTTGCGCGGGACCTTACTCGGCCAATTTGTAGGCACTGCGTCCAGCTCGTGCATTGTCGGCGTATCCGTGTGCTGAATCTCTTCGGATATGTCATGGCTGCCGTCGTAAATCTTGAAAAAGCGATCCTTGAACTCTTCGGCACCCATCAGACGCTCCACCGGTACGCCGGTCCGCTCGGAGATGAACTGCTTCAGCGCATCGACAGAACTGTGTTTCGGTAGCTCGACCTCAATCTTCACCGCGACGTCATTGAGCGGAAAGAacttgacggccttgacccACATGTTCTGAACCGGCAATGGCAACGTCAGGTTGTTGAAGGG belongs to Purpureocillium takamizusanense chromosome 1, complete sequence and includes:
- a CDS encoding Ubiquitinyl hydrolase 1 (COG:O~MEROPS:MER0005433~EggNog:ENOG503NU7E), whose protein sequence is MNGDAELPHRSSSPLKRRASIMDHEPDAHKNGDGSEMAATQTTGEGAIPPGGFPRAMSVDVPDAQASGHVDDISPQPPPPLQEQIKIIETLLKAFAEAPVQEGNTAYLVSRSWVDKALALRADSKTSKLASEGTPLGPVDNSDIIEETLKDATGRDFVRLKSGSGLESFELFPEDAWKLVVAWYGIQDGQVAIIRAAVNTADSKQAPPNIMYEFHPPVFRVHRLWSEVSPLPIEQSLKASNPPPLLVAKSATTHAQGFLKELKALASIPKDRKIRLFTLAPDFQPPNSPLEQRSALTPPDSPERSLSQGAWSHLLLSIVAFGSARSHRSQVQLADQTINDKFNGQTALQHYGLTTDCVLIIDEAIGSSWVSLYTGSEKISPKSMPSRGALSLSSKPNSNRSSPGRDGPVTRARAQNKRFGRNSGAVGLHNLGNTCYMNSALQCVRSVEELSKYFLTESYLREINQTNVLGYEGRVASAYGSLLGEIYDEGRGSVSPRDFKSTVGRCRPTFSGWGQQDSQEFLGFLLDALQEDLSRIKKKPYIEKPDSTDDMINDPEAIRKMADEVWDITRKRDDSVIADLFTGMYKSTLKCPECGKISITFDPFNNLTLPLPVQNMWVKAVKFFPLNDVAVKIEVELPKHSSVDALKQFISERTGVPVERLMGAEEFKDRFFKIYDGSHDISEEIQHTDTPTMHELDAVPTNWPSKVPRKKYRSMLDIDSPPESADSDDEQSETLVVPLLHRRPQVPGRGPDGMPPPQFITLNRREASNLDMIRRKVLEKVATLTTWSTLADAAHESDNADSADGDMIVTTASDADSSGDGKVAARSVQGEDDMVDVTMREASDSHPSTSKILKQFNTRRPKFISLDTFLDPELQNLFELSYFRSDSDGPVPTGWSSVDNTRTLPKLTDRMPEPKEAEEESPESVGSTGSGNEDSSNEDEGTEEPVQTRMAEESSDEDANPVARFAGRHGRQYQKSGPGGRKKFKGHKMYGKKGNKRRDKQMRGGKHAHRAAQVEPQPMPPAVADGGPLVRLHEGLVVDWNEEAWEMVFGDTGRRGSSTEGAKTYSDIETLHDNALKLTQKRRQSRKNKGITLEECLDEFERAEVLSEQDMWYCPRCKEHRRASKKFDLWKTPDILVAHLKRFSSSGWRRDKLDVLVDFPIEDLDLTSRVIQKEDGKNEIYDLIAVDDHYGGLGGGHYTAYAKNFIDGRWYSFNDSSVHAVSDPTNVVTNAAYLLFYRRRSSKHLGGPRFDEIFARYNKESSQSDEEATDSSEDGRESTKTTVKQAVNVEDDDPPLYDGPIRRSIEDDGDEMQESYRNMGTKSLDMTQGWSFERLSGSGAEGSNTADCASDDAQFDSGDERGHELADQDTDMTSVTVDEPGRWEGQNVLSVPAHGAGDRDSEEVAEIHLEGDKAGRGQ